TGATGCTGGACGAACCGGAGTTGATCGCGACGACGGCTTTCATGCGCTCGCCGTCCCCGGCAGGCCGGGCGCGGCCTTGGTGGCGGCGCGCGCCATCAGCACCGCGACCGCGCAGGAGGCGAGGCGGGTGCGCAGGCTGTCGGCCCGGCTGGCGAGGATGATCGGCACGCGCGCGCCCAGCACGATGCCTGCCGCGTCCGCACCGCCCAGGAAGGTGAGTTGCTTGGCCAGCATGTTGCCAGCCTCCAGGTTTGGCACGACGAGAATTTCCGCTTTGCCCGCCACCGGCGAGACGATGCCTTTCTCCTTCGCGGCGGCTTCGCTGATCGCATTGTCGAAAGCCAGGGGTCCGTCCAGCACGCCGCCCGTGATCTGACCGCGATCGGCCATCTTGCACAGGGCAGCGGCGTCGAGTGTGGATTGCATCGCGGGATTGACAGTCTCCACGGCGGAAAGGATCGCCACTTTCGGTTCCGCGATGCCGATGACATGGGCAAGGTCGATGGCGTTGCGGATGATGTCCGCCTTCTCCTCGAGTGTCGGCGCGATGTTGATCGCGGCATCCGTGATGATGAGCGGTGTCGGATGGTTCTGGACGTCCATGACATAGGCATGGCTGATCCGGCGCTCGGTTCGCAGGCCCGTGGCGGAGCGCACGATGGCGCCCATCAATTCGTCGGTATGGAGCGAGCCTTTCATCAACAGCTTCGCTTCGCCGCCGCGCACCAGGTCCACGGCCTTTGCCGCCGCTTCGTGGCTATGGGCGGCGGATACGATGCGGAAAGGCGAAATGTCCTTGCCGGCGTCTTCGGCCGCCTTGCGGATCTTCGCTTCCGGCCCGACCAGGATCGGCATGATGAGATTGGCTTCGGCGGCTTCAATCGCGGCCAGCATGGCGGCCGCGCTGCAGGGATGAGCCACCGCCGTCGGTTCCGGCACGCCATTGGCGGTCATCTCGATCAGCTTGCGGTAGCCGTCATGGTCGCGCAGGCTGACCTCCGGCAGCGCCGCACGGGGGCGGCGGACCTTCTCGGCCGGCGCCTTGACTTCGGCCTGGCCGCTGATGACTTCCTCGCCGTCCTGGTTGACGCAGCGGCAATCGAACAGGATATCATGGTGCGCGCG
This genomic window from Sphingobium cloacae contains:
- a CDS encoding bifunctional enoyl-CoA hydratase/phosphate acetyltransferase; protein product: MTDGTMIENRTFDEIKVGDTASISRTLTEEDIQLFALVSGDVNPAHMDADYAATDMFRRVIAHGLWGGGLISAVLGTELPGPGAIYLSQSLQFTRPVGLGDTITASVTVAEKRAHHDILFDCRCVNQDGEEVISGQAEVKAPAEKVRRPRAALPEVSLRDHDGYRKLIEMTANGVPEPTAVAHPCSAAAMLAAIEAAEANLIMPILVGPEAKIRKAAEDAGKDISPFRIVSAAHSHEAAAKAVDLVRGGEAKLLMKGSLHTDELMGAIVRSATGLRTERRISHAYVMDVQNHPTPLIITDAAINIAPTLEEKADIIRNAIDLAHVIGIAEPKVAILSAVETVNPAMQSTLDAAALCKMADRGQITGGVLDGPLAFDNAISEAAAKEKGIVSPVAGKAEILVVPNLEAGNMLAKQLTFLGGADAAGIVLGARVPIILASRADSLRTRLASCAVAVLMARAATKAAPGLPGTASA